The Longimicrobiaceae bacterium DNA segment GGTGGTGCCCTCGCTGGACCTCATGCTCACCCTGGGCGGCGACGGCACCCTGCTGCGCGGCGCGCGCATCGTGGCGCACGCGCGGGTCCCCGTGCTCGGCATCAATCTGGGGCACCTGGGCTTCCTCACCTCGGCGGCGCCCGAGGAGCTGGAGCGGGCCCTGCAGCTCTGGTTCGCGGGCGACTTCGAGCTCGACGAGCGCATGGCGCTGGCGGTGCGCTTCACCCGCGAGGGGGGCGAGGAGGGGGGCGAGTACCTGGCGCTGAACGACGCCGTGCTGCACAAGGGCGGCGTGGCGCGCGTGATCCGCCTGGTGGTCCGCGCCCGCCACGAGGAGGTAGGCACCTACAGTTCCGACGGCATCATCCTGGCGACGCCCACGGGCTCCACCGCGTACTCGCTGAGCGCGGGCGGACCCATCATCTCGCCGCTGGTGGACTGCATCATCGCCACGCCCATCTGCCCGCACACCCTCGCCGTGCGCCCCCTCGTCCTCCCCGCGGACGAGACGATCACGGTGGAGGCGCTTTCGCCCGCGGACGAGCTGATCCTGACCATCGACGGGCAGGAAGACCTGCGCCTCGCGCCCGGTGAGAAGGTCACGGTGAGCTGCGCGCCCAACCGCGTGCGCCTCGTCCGCTTCGCCGGCCAGACCTTCTTCTCCACCCTCCGCCGGAAGCTCCGCTGGGGTGACCTGGTGGAGCGGGAGCGGTAGAGTCCGCGGATTCTACGTCATCCAAGACAGGCACGGTTGAGGGCGCCGGACCGATCCACGAACGCGTTTCCGTCACTTCGACCGGGACGCGTTCGCGTTGTGAGCGGGAGCCCGTCGCAGGAGAGACGGAAGAACCTCACGCGGAGGCGCGGAGTCGCGGAGAACAACTCTCTTCTCCTGCAGTTCTCCGCGTCCTCCGCGTCTCCGCGTGAGCCTGCTTTTTCCGGGTGATCGCGCCGGGTGTCTGGTCGATTTTTCACGAGGACGAACCGCGGGCGGGAGGACGGGAGTGGCGAAGGCGATCAGCTTCATGGAGTTCCGCAGGCGGGCGCAGGCGGTGTTCGACCAGGTTCCGGACGAGTACCGGCGCGGCGTGGACGAGCTGGTGGTGGAGCGCCAAGCGGTGCCCGATCCCGAGCTGGAGGACGTGTACACGCTCGGCGAGTGCGCGACCGGCGAGCACGACCCCGACCCGGAGTCCGCGCGGACGCTGCGCTCTTTCGTGGTGCTCTACTACGGCTCGTTCGTCGCCCTCTCCCGGCTGGACGACGCGTGGGACTGGGACGAGGAGATCTGGGAGACCATCACCCACGAGATCCGCCACCACCGCGAGACCGCCGCGGGCGAGGACGCGCTGGAAGACGTGGACTATGCCGACGACCAGAGCTTCCTGCGGCGCGAGGGCAAGCCGTTCGACCCGCACTTCTACCGCTCCGGCGAGCCCGCCGGCCCCGCCGCGTGGGAGGTCGCGCGCGAGCTGTTCGTGGAGCGCCGGCTGACGGACGCGGAGTTCGCCGCTCTCTCGGACGTCCGCGTGGCGTGGGAGGGCGGGGAAGTGCGCATCTCCCGTCCCGCCGAGCTGGGCGACGTGCACTTCGTGGAGGTGGATGGAGCGGAGGTCGACGGCGTGCCCGTGACGGTCGTTCTCGTCCGCAAGCGCGGCGCGTGGGAGACGCTGCGCGGTCTGTTCTCGCCGCGCGAGCCGAAGGTGCTGGAAAGCCGGGCGGACGCGCTGCCGCTTCCGGTCGACGGCTAACTTCCGCGCTGGCGGGCCGCCCGCGCCCGGCGATAGCTTGGGCGGCGAAGGCGGCGCCGCCTTTGCAGCGTGTGGCGGCGCGGCATCGGATGGGCGGACCGGGCACACGGGAGGGGCGCTTTGGCGGACCAGGACGGGGCACAGGGGCGGCGGGACGCGGGCGGCGCGCCGCGGCTCACGCCGTACGAGATGGTGTTCGGCGAGGCGGGGTTCGAGTCCGCCATCTTCCCCGCGCTGCTGCGCGAGGCCGACGAGCGCGGCGAGGACCCGGCGCGCCGCGAGCGCTTCGCCTTCCTCACCGTGGGCAGCGACGCCCTGCGCGACGTGATCCCCGCCGACGCGCCCGCCGAGGCGCTGGAGCAGCACCGCGCGCTGCTGTACCACTCTTTCAACTTCTGGCGCTTCGGGCGGCGGCTGTACACGCTGGAGGCGCCCGTCGCGCGCTACCTGGTGGAGGCCGCGCCCACGCTGGCCGACTGGGACCTGGCGATGCCGCATCCGTCGGTGTACGTGCAGCTCCCGCCGCAGCTCTTTTGGGCCAGCATCTCGCCAGACGCGACGCCGGAGCCGGTGGACGGCTTCTTCGCCGTGGAGACGCGCGGCAACGACCCGCTGGGCCCCGCGTACCGCGAGCTGACCGCGCTGATGGTGCTGGGCATGCGCCGCGAGCGCGCCGGCTTCAGCATCATCCCCTTCGACACCGAGGTGGGGCCCGGCATCGCGGCGGACTGGGCGGAGGCGCCGGGCCGCGACGGCGCGCGCGACTTCGCCAGCGTGCTGCCCGGCGGCGAGATGGCGGGCCTGTACTCCATCCTCACCTCTGCCGAGGCGCTGAAGCTGCTGGCGCGGGCGCTCTGGTACGTCGACCAGAACCCGGACCTCGTGCTCGCCGAGCACGCGCCCGAGCGCCGCACGCACGACCGCCCCGGCTCCATCGCCCTCTCCCACCTGCCGTATTCCCGCGTCGTGCTCGATTCGGCGCAGGCGGAGACGATCCCCGATCCGGCTGGAGATGCACGGCAGGGCGGGGAATCGGGAGATGCGGGGCAGGGCATCTCCGCATCCCCCGAAGCTGGATCTGCGGATGCGCGAGCGGCTGGCGGCGGATCGGGTGACGGTGGGACGGTCGACGGCGGGACGGCCACGGGTCGATCGAGGGGCGGAGGATCGGACGACACGGATTCGGGAGATGCGGGGCGGGCGGACGGCGCGGATGCCGGCGCATCTCCCGATGTCGACGAGGGGCGGTGACGGGGGCGGAGGTCGCGACGGTCCTGGCGGAGATCGCCATGCTCAGCGAAGTGCTGGGCGAGAACCCGTTCCGCGCGCGCGCCTTCGCTGCGGCGGCGCGGGCGCT contains these protein-coding regions:
- a CDS encoding NAD(+)/NADH kinase; this encodes VVPSLDLMLTLGGDGTLLRGARIVAHARVPVLGINLGHLGFLTSAAPEELERALQLWFAGDFELDERMALAVRFTREGGEEGGEYLALNDAVLHKGGVARVIRLVVRARHEEVGTYSSDGIILATPTGSTAYSLSAGGPIISPLVDCIIATPICPHTLAVRPLVLPADETITVEALSPADELILTIDGQEDLRLAPGEKVTVSCAPNRVRLVRFAGQTFFSTLRRKLRWGDLVERER
- a CDS encoding metallopeptidase family protein, yielding MAKAISFMEFRRRAQAVFDQVPDEYRRGVDELVVERQAVPDPELEDVYTLGECATGEHDPDPESARTLRSFVVLYYGSFVALSRLDDAWDWDEEIWETITHEIRHHRETAAGEDALEDVDYADDQSFLRREGKPFDPHFYRSGEPAGPAAWEVARELFVERRLTDAEFAALSDVRVAWEGGEVRISRPAELGDVHFVEVDGAEVDGVPVTVVLVRKRGAWETLRGLFSPREPKVLESRADALPLPVDG